The genomic DNA ATGTTTTGTATGTCTCAGAGGGAGACCCCTTTTTTGGTGAGTTTGTGTCCTCTAATTCTTTCCTTGCAAACCATTTGGTTTGAATTATCCCTCTGAATAGTGTTATTATCTTAGACCCACAGAATGATGTCAGGGCTAGAGACGATCGGCCTGGGGCACACACCGATTGGCTGACGCTTAATATTGGAGGGCGTCTCTTCACCACCACACGGTAAGCAATGGAGTTATTTCCATGGTCTGTGAACATCAGAAGTCACAAATTAACATCTTTCTCAGTATTATTGCCATCCACTTTATCCTTTGGTCACTTCTTTCCTCACAAACTGATATTTTTTTACAGGAGCACCTTGGTCAGCAAGGAGCCAGAGAGCATGCTTGCTCACATGTTTCGGGAGAAGGGTACAAATAATTAAGTCTGTCACATCTACTACTAACCCTGCTATCTTTTTTTTGTGATTTACCCATAATGATGTCCCCTCTATCCTTGCTCTGTAGCTGTATGGGGTAACAAGCAGGATGAATGTGGGGCTTACCTGATTGATCGCAGCCCAGAATACTTCGAGCCTATTCTTAATTACCTGCGACATGGCCAGCTCATTATCAATGAAGGAATCAATTTACTTGGTATGTATGGCATTTACAGCCAGAACTTTCATTACCTTTATTCTATGATACTGCTCGCAGATGAATGAGAACACTTAATTTGTGCATGTTGAATACAGTATTTAGATTTCTGAAATATTGACAATATATTAGCTCAAATCAGTAAATTAAATGTGAATTTCAGGGGTTTTGGAGGAGGCCCGTTTCTTTGGAATTGAGCAGCTTGCTGAGCAGTTGGAAGTAGCAATAAAGGTGAAGAACTCCAGCTACATATTTCAAATGATTTATTACATTTTAACACAGCATATTGATCCATGTCACCCCACGCTTTTCTCCAGAATAACCAGACACCTGAGGACCACTCTCCCATCTCTCGCAAGGAGTTTGTTCGGTTTCTGCTGGCTACACCCACCAAATCAGAGCTCCGCTGTCAGGTAAAACGCAACACATTTGCAACAAGGACAACGCACTGTTGAACATTAGATGTGGTCTAACTAACATGACACGTGAACCTGACAAATAATACCTTTATCCACAAGGGACTTAATTTCAGTGGTGCTGATCTCTCTCGCCTCGACTTGCGCTACATCAACTTCAAGATGGCCAACCTGAGTTGCTGCAACCTGACACATGCCAACCTATGCTCTTCAAACCTGGAGCGCGCTGACCTGTCTGGGGCCAACCTCGATGTGAGCCCATAGCTCCTTCACTAGCCTATGAAATCTTTCAGAAATTAGCAGTATTTTGTACGGACAGATTTTGTCTTTCTGTTTTAGGGTGCTAACTTGCAGGGTGTCAAGATGCTGTGTTCAAATGCTGAGGGGGCGTCTCTCAAAGGATGCAATTTTGAGGACCCATCTGGACTCAAGGCCAACTTAGAGGGTAAGCTTTCTAATATATTTTTATGATAAGAGGAATGAGAATCATGGAACCAATAACACTTGTTTAACCTCTGGTCTAATTTCTAATTTCTGTCTTATTAGGTGCCAATCTGAAAGGGGTTGACATGGAGGGAAGTCAGATGACCGGAATTAACCTGCGTGTGGCCACTCTCAAAAATGCTAAGCTGAAGAACTGTAACCTGCGGGGTGCCACTTTGGCAGGAACCGATCTTGAGGTAAGCTGAGGGCATTTAAGAGGATTAATCTTGAGACAAAAAAATTAAGTCAAATAGAATTAGACTACTCTTGTAATCATTTTAAGTTTGTTGTTAACTTCTTTGCGCACCCATcctgttagcgggatcattttcgtcaacatccgctgaattgcagtgcgcaaattcaaatgaaattacaaaaattatttaattttcatgaaatcacaagtgcaatatagcaaaacacagtttagcttgtttttaatccacctggcatgtcagattttaaaaagattttcggcgaaagcaaacgattctattatctgaggatagcacctccgtaaacaaagagagaaagcatatttcaaccctgcaggtgcgacacaaaacgcagaaataaaattataattcatgccttacctttgaagagcttcttttgttggcactccaatatgtcccataaacatcacaaatggtccttttgttcgattaattccgtcgatatatatccaaagctcgtttgatccagaaaaacacagcttcCAACTTAAGCAACGtcgctacaaaatatctcaaaagttacctgtaaacttttgccaaaacatttcaaactacttttgtaatacaactttaggtatttgtaaacgggatgatctgtgttcaatacaggaggaaaccAAACTGACGCTACTTTTCTGGTCACTTGCCTCTATCAAAaagtacacatgaagtgaccctcgttttgaacagggctacttcttcattacacaaagggaAAAACctcaaacaatttctaaagactggtgacatccagtggaagtggtaggaactgcaagaaggtcccttagaaatctggattcccaatgaaaacccagtgacctcaaaaaaaaaaaaaatctgaatggtttttcctctgtgtttcgcctgctacataagttctgttatactcagacattattcaaacagttttagaaacgtcagtgttttctatccaaatctactaatatgcatatcttatctgcTGGGGATGAGTAGTAGGCAGTAAACTCAACAAGTTAAAGGTTTGTCAGTTAGATACCATGAAGTTGTCCATCCTAAGATAGATGTCACGGTAATAAAACAGTTAAGGTTAGTACCAAGAATAATGACGGTTGAGTTTCGTTTTACTCCTCACAGAACTGTGATCTGTCTGGCTGTGACCTACAAGAGGCCAACTTGAGAGGGTCCAACGTGAAGGGGGCCATTTTTGAAGAGATGCTGACTGCATTGCACATGTCTCAGAGTGTTAGATAACTCTTCTGCACATTCCATCTGGGTTCAGGCTGGTTAATCTCATGGATGCCTGGCAAAGGTCTTCATTTGCCAGCCAATCCCACCCACCCCTACTATCAAGCTTCTTTGACCCTTGTGCAATACAGGTAGTTTTATGCACATCCCTGGCATTCCAGCTCATATACTAGCTTTAAATAATTTGCACTAGAGCACATTCAGGGATATTTGTTTAACTGTCTTTCCTTATTTTTCCCCAAAACCAAAATATTTCATGTATGTTTACTATTATGTCTGGATTCAATCCTACCTTATTAGTATTCTTTTAAATTCTAGATGTATACACACTTTCTTGATTATTTAACACAACATCTCTGAAAGTCAGATTATTAAACTATAAGTGCATGAAGGTTTAAAGTAACAATATAAGGGCATGGTGTGACTGTACATTCTTATCAATGTACTTAGTTTTATGTCAGATAGGCTTTATGATTAGGATAATGTTTTTTCTACGCCGAAGCCATACTGTAGCATGATAAAAATGGCAAAAGAATTTGCTGTTATTGCACCACCTAATTATGCTGTGTATTTCATTTTTCTTATAATGTGGCTGTTGAAACAGAATTTCAAGAATGCAATGTACTCTTCATTGATAATCACTGAAGTCAGAAGCTGCCTGCTGTTTTGTTTGGTGTTCTCTGTGAATCTACCtccttatttttttttaccactttCTGATTTATATCTAGTTCCATGCATTTCATGGAGGTTTTTGTCTATTGTTGTATGAAAACCATTATTCATAATATCCAAATATGATAAGTAAATAATCAAAGTGAATAAGCTGTTTTTTAATAGTGTTACTGTCATTTTCCAGCTTGTGGATCACCTAGTTGTATGAGGAAGATGGTTGTATAACAACACTCCTATCACAATGAATTGCATATAATTCAATCATGTTTTGAAGTTTGCACAAATCTGTCTTAAATTAAACATTTTGTTCACTAACTTCTGTTTTACTTACTCGCAGGACACCAAAAAGTTGATTGTGGTGCTTGtagtgtttttttaaatgtttgtttttttatccaGTGCTTACAAAACTTGTGTGTTTTATAAGGATAGCAAAACATCACTGCTGGACTGTGATTGTTAAAATCTGTCAGTTTGTTTAAGAAAATGTTTGCATGTTTAAAGACTGTATTTTACCAGTCTAAGGCTGCTGAATTTTTTTCTAGGTGTAGCTGAAACCTTTTTTGAGATGCAatattctctctctatactctatTCCATAGTAGGTACTCTTTTGTCGTGGTAATGAAGGCAATCATAAAGAATATTGCACATTGAGTGTGGAGATCGTCAGTATCAGGACCTTGTAGAAAAGAACAATGGTTATTTATTTTGATATAACATATCGAAGAAATATGGAATGAAAGTTAGTTAAAGACTGGGGGTGTTTCTCTTCCTCCCCTGTCTATAATTATTGCACTCAAGCacaaaaatgtatttcaataaATTACTGTTATCAATAAACAAAAGCCACTGtgtaattaaaaatgaaatactgtTTTCACTAACTTTCCAGAAGAACACCAAGACCATGTGCCTAATTAATTTTATTGTTGCTGCTGTAAAAGTGCACAATCATTCCCAAAGTGTTAATCTTTTAAAAGGCTATTAGGGGTGCCCGGTGCCTGGAGTGGAGGTGCTTAAAGCTGCTCTGTAATATATTTTTGAGTGGAGCCTTTTTCTGTAATCCACTTTGTGTCCTCCTGCAGCAGTGATGGAACTGGTGGGTATGGCATATGGGAACTAAGCTGCCTAGAAAACCTCAGACACCTGAGTTGCTTACCTAAAGTAATAAGGCTTACTTTGCAGAATGGAAGAGAAAAAGTTATTGTTGCTGCTTTTGGTAGCGCCTCTAGTGTCACAGGGTTGTTGTCAACATTGGTCCTATGGCTTGAACCCAGGGGGGAAAAGAGTTACTGACAGCCTGTCTGACACCCTGGACAATGTAAGTACTTTACCTATTCATAATATGGAAGCAAAAGTAGCTAGGTCTTTTCCTAAAGGTTGTGATGGTAAAGTATCCAATGATGGCAGAGATGTTCCTATAGTTGCATTGTAAAATCTAGTTAAAATGACAATTCTACAGCTGGCTGAAGACCTTCCGAAGATAGACACATCTTGCAGTTTGTTTGGCTGTGCTGATGTCTCACCTCATCCCGAAATTTACCGGCTGAGGGTATTACTTGTGAGTGACATTTACAATTTTGAATATACATTTCCCCTCAAGAGGCTACCCAGAAGTTGAATATAAAGGGAGGTTGTTTTGGTAGTTAAATATTGCAACTTTTTAATGtatgtttttttctctcaatgTTTTAAACTATTTGTATCCAAATTGTAAGTCATGTTTTTCAT from Oncorhynchus clarkii lewisi isolate Uvic-CL-2024 chromosome 30, UVic_Ocla_1.0, whole genome shotgun sequence includes the following:
- the LOC139389393 gene encoding BTB/POZ domain-containing protein KCTD9-like, translated to MRRVTVFVNGTSRNGKVVAVYGTLTDLLSVATNKLGIKACNLYNGKGGLIDDIALIRDDDVLYVSEGDPFFDPQNDVRARDDRPGAHTDWLTLNIGGRLFTTTRSTLVSKEPESMLAHMFREKAVWGNKQDECGAYLIDRSPEYFEPILNYLRHGQLIINEGINLLGVLEEARFFGIEQLAEQLEVAIKNNQTPEDHSPISRKEFVRFLLATPTKSELRCQGLNFSGADLSRLDLRYINFKMANLSCCNLTHANLCSSNLERADLSGANLDGANLQGVKMLCSNAEGASLKGCNFEDPSGLKANLEGANLKGVDMEGSQMTGINLRVATLKNAKLKNCNLRGATLAGTDLENCDLSGCDLQEANLRGSNVKGAIFEEMLTALHMSQSVR
- the LOC139389494 gene encoding progonadoliberin-1-like, translating into MEEKKLLLLLLVAPLVSQGCCQHWSYGLNPGGKRVTDSLSDTLDNLAEDLPKIDTSCSLFGCADVSPHPEIYRLRVLLVSLADKVDSIIYSKC